One segment of Castanea sativa cultivar Marrone di Chiusa Pesio chromosome 3, ASM4071231v1 DNA contains the following:
- the LOC142628480 gene encoding uncharacterized protein LOC142628480 has product MGRKRPLKFVHVGEGSSPLRQRREEELEAGCTTEQARADASADGTQPPAMRRGRGLTVVEVGEGNGRSRQSVQEELDAAFVADQARGDASDDDETQPPDDVVQETPASNNLRKKRGNTLLTRIWSLPPNMKIECELNARGQPIGESGKTFKRWLDTFCLSHVYCPLVPTAWTRVPTSHKVDSWTEIEKRWIIDPEIIQPADQMTWAMHQLGELRRNRRGKLKRKCYKDDALRADVIQSRPDWADEQEFIQLVDYWFHEDTRTLSSTNKRSRGKQKEIARSGPISFAQTADDMAKETGQAMERAVLFVKVYSTKEGHPVTPDVGEKIKQMTEILARGSSLQGSRREGILWSKDDAFAQVMGAERSRRVRGVGFGPTPSGRNGSNRSCYTLPSSSIETAHRMTKLETSHQTLRDQLAQVEQRHQEQIAELHEQHRAELTSAIAQSEARHNEKMAEVMKVMGEMVRDLRPLITDSQLESQTLRGYFVIVYCIIYRVTIFWLFMKEYGKFPLSLVLIMAIPTFADRLLECTRTIKTGHGQPQYLRKL; this is encoded by the exons ATGGGAAGGAAACGGCCATTGAAGTTTGTTCATGTTGGCGAAGGATCATCGCCTTTGAGACAGAGGAGGGAGGAGGAGCTAGAGGCCGGCTGTACTACTGAGCAGGCAAGAGCCGATGCAAGTGCTGATGGGACACAACCCCCAG CAATGAGAAGGGGTCGTGGATTAACGGTGGTTGAAGTTGGCGAAGGAAATGGACGTTCACGACAGAGCGTGCAGGAGGAGCTGGACGCCGCCTTTGTGGCTGATCAAGCAAGAGGGGATGCAAGTGATGATGATGAGACGCAACCCCCAG ATGATGTAGTTCAAGAAACCCCAGCATCCAATAATTTGCGTAAAAAGCGTGGGAATACGCTACTTACGCGAATATGGAGTCTTCCACCTAACATGAAAATTGAATGTGAGTTAAATGCACGCGGCCAACCAATTGGGGAGAGCGGAAAAACATTCAAAAGGTGGTTGGACACTTTTTGCCTCAGCCACGTCTACTGCCCACTTGTGCCAACTGCTTGGACGCGTGTCCCGACTAGCCACAAAGTAGATAGTTGGACGGAAATTGAG AAACGGTGGATCATTGACCCAGAAATTATCCAACCAGCTGATCAAATGACTTGGGCAATGCACCAGCTGGGGGAATTGAGGAGGAATCGACGGGGCAAGTTGAAAAGGAAATGCTACAAAGATGATGCGTTGAGAGCAGATGTCATTCAAAGCAGACCAGATTGGGCTGACGAGCAGGAGTTTATTCAGCTAGTTGACTATTGGTTTCATGAAGACACGCGG ACATTAAGTAGTACGAACAAAAGAAGTCGTGGTAAACAGAAGGAGATCGCAAGATCAGGGCCTATAAGTTTTGCCCAAACTGCAGACGATATG GCAAAAGAAACTGGGCAGGCAATGGAGCGTGCCGTGCTTTTTGTGAAAGTATACAGCACCAAAGAAGGGCATCCTGTTACTCCTGATGTGGGGGAGAAGATC AAACAAATGACTGAAATTTTGGCACGTGGGAGCTCACTACAAGGATCACGACGCGAAGGAATCCTATGGTCAAAGGATGATGCTTTTGCCCAAGTGATGGGGGCAGAACGCTCTAGACGTGTTCGTGGGGTGGGTTTTGGACCAACTCCATCAGGAAGAAATGGGTCCAACCGTTCATGCTACACACTTCCATCGTCGTCCATCGAAACAGCCCATAGAATGACTAAATTGGAAACTTCGCACCAAACTTTGAGGGACCAACTTGCCCAGGTAGAGCAGAGGCATCAGGAGCAAATCGCGGAGTTACATGAGCAGCATAGGGCGGAACTCACCTCAGCAATTGCCCAATCAGAAGCAAGGCATAACGAAAAAATGGCAGAGGTGATGAAAGTAATGGGCGAGATGGTACGTGATTTACGCCCACTTATAACTGATTCACAGCTGGAATCCCAG ACTCTTCGTGGATATTTTGTGATTGTATATTGTATTATCTACAGAGTGACAATATTTTGGTTGTTCATGAAGGAGTATG GAAAGTTTCCATTATCGCTCGTGTTGATAATGGCAATTCCTACCTTTGCTGACAGGCTTTTGGAGTGCACTAGGACCATTAAGACAGGACATGGTCAGCCTCAGTACCTTCGCAAGTTGTAG